The sequence CACCTGCCACGTGTATGTGAGCGAGGACCACCTGGACCTTCTGCCTCCTCCTGACGAGAGGTGAGCAGGGGGGCCCCTCCCAGCTCTGAGCTGCAGGGCTTGGTTGCTGAGCCTTGGCGTTCCGGGTGTCCAGAGTTCCACCCCGTCAGCAGCAGAGGGCAGCCCCAGCTTTTCTCCCTGCTCCTGCTGCTGGCAGGAGAGCTTCCTTTCTGGCCACTCCCCCAGACCCATTAATAATCGCTGCCCCCCTTGCTCCAGGGAGGACGACATGCTGGACATGGCCCCCCTCCTCCAAGAGAACTCCCGGCTGGGCTGCCAGATTGTGCTGACACCTGAGCTGGAAGGGGCTGAATTCACCCTGCCCAAGATCACCAGGAACTTCTACGTGGACGGCCACGTCCCCAAGCCCCACTGACTCAGGCAGCTGGATGGTCCCAGACACTCACGGCCCCAGGGCCAGGACTGGAGGAATAGCCAAGTTGCCAGCCCCGCCCAGAGCACGGGACAGGCCCGGGAGAGATGGCGGAAGCAACCGGAAGGCCAGAACGCGTGCTTCAGAGAGATCCCGCGTCCAGGCTCTGGTGGGGACAGGGCCCCTGTTGGGTCAGCCTCCCCCAAACCCCTGAAAATGGGGGTGTGGACAGGGGTGGAACCTAATCGGAGAGATAATAAAACCGGCTCACAGACTTCCGGCATCTTGAGTGTCCTTGCGGGGGGTGCGGGTGGGAGTACAGGCCCTGGGGTCTACAACTGCAACTTCCAGGCCTCCAGCTTTCCCCTCCCACGGTGGTGATGGGCCAGCGGGAAACTGAGAAAGAGGCCTCATAGTGAGGGCCCGCGAGCCTGAGGATCAGCGTGGCAAGGCCCCGCCCCTCAGCCGCGGAAGGATTTGGAGGGGTCCAGGCTGCTCTTGGCCGAAAGGGGTGATCAGGCCACCTAAGCAGGGTCGGAAGGGAGAGAGGACGGAGGCTGGCCTGAGGGTGGAGGCTTCGAAGCCCGTGCCCAATATCGCAGGTCAGAGGCGCCCGATCCCACTGGCCCCGCCCCCCTCAGGTGGAGCTCCTTGCACCCAGGGCCAGAAGCGCCCCCGCCCCAAGCAGGTGGGGCTCATCGGGTGGGCCCGGCGTGGGCGGGGCCGGGCGAGATTTGGGAAGTGGGTAAGGGCTGGGGCACAATGGAGGCCGAGCCAGCCCCGGACTTGTCGATGCTTCGAGAGCTGCTGGCGCCGCCCTGTCTGGACCCCGAACCGCCCCCGGAACTCGCCACCCAGCAGGCACCAAAGACCCCAGGATGCCTCAGACCCAGTGGCAGGTGCGTTAAGGAGCGGCCCTTCCCCCAACCTGGCCCAGTGGTCAAGGGATCATGACCTCTGGTTCCTGGGGTTACTCAGGGGTCAaaatgttagttcctggtacttACAAGGAAGAGGTCCCGGTCCCCAGGGATACTTGGAGTCATATGGGGGTCAGAGGCTATACAGTTCTTCTTGCCCCCTGTGCCTGAGACTCATGTAGGTACCGCCCAGGGAGTGGGGTGACCGCACTGCCCCTTGTCCCCAGGTCCTTCTGGCCTGCACACCAGGACTCGGTCACCGCCCTTCACTTCCTCCAAGAGACAGCAGAGGGGCTGGCCCAGCCCGCCACCTGGGACACTCAGGCCCTAGGGCCCTGCTGGGAGCCGAAGGCCCTGGAGACTCTGGGAGCCCTACCTCCGGCCAAGGATACCAAGAACATGCTGACCCCAGTCAGCCAGCAGAGCCGCAGCCTGGGGCCCCGAGTGGCTCCCCCGGCCTCTTCAGCCCAGCCACAGAGGAGACCCCGGAAGCAGTCGAACCCCCAGCGGGGCGCCGAGAAAGTGGACCCCCAGTTCGAGGGGGTGACCCTGAAGTTTCAGATAAAGCCAGATTCCAGCCTACAGATCATACCCACCTACAGGTAGGGGCTGGCCTGAGCAAGGGCACCCTTTATGCAAGTAACAGTGGTAACAGTGCAGAGGCCCGGGGGCAGGTGCTCCCAGGAATGCCGTCATGGACTCCCACCTCAGCCCTGCCTTACAAATGGCCCCATCTCTGAGCGAG comes from Tursiops truncatus isolate mTurTru1 chromosome 3, mTurTru1.mat.Y, whole genome shotgun sequence and encodes:
- the ZGLP1 gene encoding GATA-type zinc finger protein 1, with translation MEAEPAPDLSMLRELLAPPCLDPEPPPELATQQAPKTPGCLRPSGRSFWPAHQDSVTALHFLQETAEGLAQPATWDTQALGPCWEPKALETLGALPPAKDTKNMLTPVSQQSRSLGPRVAPPASSAQPQRRPRKQSNPQRGAEKVDPQFEGVTLKFQIKPDSSLQIIPTYSLACSTRSQGPPPGPARVPEANARGSEALGPRRCASCRTQRTPLWRDAEDGTPLCNACGIRYKKYGTRCSSCWLVPRKSVQPKRLCGRCGVLLGPHPVPTQEG